Proteins encoded within one genomic window of Panicum virgatum strain AP13 chromosome 1N, P.virgatum_v5, whole genome shotgun sequence:
- the LOC120653865 gene encoding THO complex subunit 5A-like isoform X2 gives MAAAPKAEAMDVEAPARPPSTASDTKYRSPHDLLAETRASIEKVAARMLAIKRDGVPKSELRELVTQMSLLLVTLRQVNREILMEEDRVKAETEAAKAPVDSTTLQLHNLLYEKNHYVKAIRACLDFQTKYPGIELVPEEEFQRAAPADIRDKTLAADASHDLMLKRLNFELVQRKELCKLHEKLELQRSSLLETIASQKKFLSSLPSHLKSLKKASLPVQQQLGMQHTKKLKQHHAAELLPTPLYIAYTQLLGQKEAFGENIEVEIMGSTKDAKIFAQQQAKKENGTLSNGDHNRMDDDVIDDEEDAQRRRSRSKKNVMKEANNPAMAYQLHPLKLIVHVYDTEDSGAKRRKLITLRFEYLAKLNVVCVGIEESEGLDNNILCNLFPDDTGLELPHQMAKIYAGEPPNFTDKNSRPYKWAQHLAGIDFLPEVPPSVGDDSNRALSSSDLSSGLALYRQQNRAQTILQRIRSRKVAQMALMWQLDYLTKLKWPRIEHKNTPWASRTPLCSLHSWSLTGSFPQPLSRSSLMVNEAASSVDSDLERRSVINWEETESIREDGELPVVIHAENKTNSSAILPSEMSPEVRSHSRGLSLISKSATPSKLNISHSFGRNEDDLDLLMYSDSELEDQPFIQEETQKGNLIIDKSWEDYASKEFTMVLSKAMKNGPKVMLEAKVKISMEYPLRPPLFRLRLLSEKSETLKWHNDLRAMETEVNLHILRSLPWSCEDYILTHQVMCLAMLFDMHFDEDYEKRKVTSVIDVGLCKPVSGTMLTRSVRGRDRRQTIYWRGADCSSSYL, from the exons aTGGCGGCGGCACCGAAGGCGGAGGCCATGGACGTCGAGGCACCGGCTAGGCCGCCGTCCACCGCCTCGGACACCAAGTACCGTTCCCCGCACGACCTCCTGGCCGAGACCCGCGCTTCCATCGAGAAGGTCGCTGCCCGGATGCTCGCCATCAAGAGGGACGGCGTCCCCAAATCGGAGCTCCGCGAGCTCGTCACCCAGATGTCGCTCCTCCTCGTGACTCTCCGCCAA GTGAACAGGGAGATACTGATGGAGGAGGACAGGGTGaaggcggagacggaggccgcgaAGGCGCCGGTGGACTCCACGACGCTACAGCTGCACAACCTGCTGTACGAGAAGAACCACTACGTAAAGGCCATAAGGGCGTGCCTAGACTTCCAGACGAAGTACCCGGGGATAGAGCTCGTGCCGGAGGAGGAGTTCCAgcgtgcggcgccggcggatATCCGCGACAAGACCCTCGCTGCTGACGCGTCCCACGACCTCATGCTCAAGCGCCTCAACTTTGAGCTCGTCCAG CGGAAAGAGTTGTGCAAGCTACATGAGAAATTGGAACTCCAGAGGAGCAGTTTGCTGGAGACAATTGCTAGTCAGAAAAAGTTTCTTTCAAGCCTTCCATCACATTTGAAATCGCTGAAGAAAGCATCGTTGCCAGTGCAGCAGCAGTTGGGCATGCAACATACCAAGAAACTGAAGCAGCACCATGCTGCCGAGTTGCTTCCAACCCCACTTTATATAGCATACACTCAGTTGTTAGGGCAAAAAGAAGCATTTGGAGAGAATATTGAAGTAGAGATCATGGGAAGCACAAAGGATGCCAAAATATTTGCTCAACAGCAAGCCAAGAAGGAAAATG GCACCTTATCAAATGGTGATCACAACAGAATGGACGATGATGTaattgatgatgaagaagatgctcaGAGAAGAAGATCAAGATCCAAAAAGAATGTCATGAAGGAAGCTAATAATCCTGCAATGGCATATCAACTTCATCCACTTAAGCTTATTGTCCATGTATATGATACTGAAGATTCTGGTGCCAAACGTCGTAAACTCATCACCCTGAGGTTTGAATACTTGGCAAAgttgaatgttgtttgtgttGGAATTGAAGAATCTGAGGGCCTGGACAATAATATCTTGTGCAACCTATTTCCAGATGACACTGGTTTAGAGCTGCCTCACCAG ATGGCCAAGATTTATGCTGGGGAGCCTCCAAACTTTACTGACAAGAATTCAAGACCATACAAGTGGGCACAGCATCTTGCTGGTATTGATTTTTTGCCAGAAGTCCCTCCATCTGTTGGGGATGATTCTAACAGAGCATTGAGCAGTTCTGATTTATCATCTGGGCTTGCTCTATACCGTCAGCAGAACCGTGCACAGACTATTTTGCAGAGAATCCGTTCGCGGAAAGTTGCACAGATGGCTCTTAT GTGGCAACTTGATTATTTGACAAAGCTGAAGTGGCCTCGAATAGAACATAAGAATACACCGTGGGCATCACGCACCCCATTGTGTAGTTTGCATAGCTGGTCATTGACAGGTTCTTTTCCTCAGCCATTGTCTCGTTCTAGTTTGATGGTAAATGAGGCTGCAAGCAGTGTTGACAGTGATCTAGAGAGAAGATCTgtgataaactgggaagaaactGAGAGTATCAGAGAGGATGGGGAGCTCCCGGTTGTCATTCATGCTGAGAACAAGACAAACAGTTCTGCAATTTTGCCCTCTGAGATGTCACCTGAGGTTCGGAGCCATTCTAGAGGCTTATCCCTGATATCAAAGAGTGCAACACCATCTAAGCTAAACATCTCACACAGTTTTGGTAGAAATGAGGATGATCTAGATCTCTTGATGTATAGTGACAGTGAGTTGGAGGACCAGCCCTTCATTCAGGAAGAAACTCAAAAAGGTAACCTAATTATAGACAAATCTTGGGAGGATTATGCTTCCAAGGAGTTTACCATGGTCTTGAGTAAGGCTATGAAGAATGGTCCAAAAGTTATGCTGGAAGCCAAG GTTAAGATAAGCATGGAATATCCTCTCAGGCCTCCCCTTTTCAGATTACGTTTGCTCTCAGAAAAGTCTGAAACTTTGAAGTGGCACAATGACCTCCGTGCAATGGAAACTGAG GTAAATCTTCACATCCTTAGAAGCCTACCTTGGTCATGTGAGGATTATATATTGACTCACCAAGTTATGTGCCTGGCTATGCTGTTTGACATGCATTTTGATGAGGATTACGAGAAAAGAAAAGTTACTTCAGTGATTGATGTTGGCCTCTGCAAACCTGTTAGTGGAACCATGCTTACTAGATCAGTTAGGGGAAGAGACCGTCGGCAGACTATTTATTGGAGAGGTGCTGATTGCTCTTCAAGTTATTTGTAG
- the LOC120653865 gene encoding THO complex subunit 5A-like isoform X1, which produces MAAAPKAEAMDVEAPARPPSTASDTKYRSPHDLLAETRASIEKVAARMLAIKRDGVPKSELRELVTQMSLLLVTLRQVNREILMEEDRVKAETEAAKAPVDSTTLQLHNLLYEKNHYVKAIRACLDFQTKYPGIELVPEEEFQRAAPADIRDKTLAADASHDLMLKRLNFELVQRKELCKLHEKLELQRSSLLETIASQKKFLSSLPSHLKSLKKASLPVQQQLGMQHTKKLKQHHAAELLPTPLYIAYTQLLGQKEAFGENIEVEIMGSTKDAKIFAQQQAKKENAGTLSNGDHNRMDDDVIDDEEDAQRRRSRSKKNVMKEANNPAMAYQLHPLKLIVHVYDTEDSGAKRRKLITLRFEYLAKLNVVCVGIEESEGLDNNILCNLFPDDTGLELPHQMAKIYAGEPPNFTDKNSRPYKWAQHLAGIDFLPEVPPSVGDDSNRALSSSDLSSGLALYRQQNRAQTILQRIRSRKVAQMALMWQLDYLTKLKWPRIEHKNTPWASRTPLCSLHSWSLTGSFPQPLSRSSLMVNEAASSVDSDLERRSVINWEETESIREDGELPVVIHAENKTNSSAILPSEMSPEVRSHSRGLSLISKSATPSKLNISHSFGRNEDDLDLLMYSDSELEDQPFIQEETQKGNLIIDKSWEDYASKEFTMVLSKAMKNGPKVMLEAKVKISMEYPLRPPLFRLRLLSEKSETLKWHNDLRAMETEVNLHILRSLPWSCEDYILTHQVMCLAMLFDMHFDEDYEKRKVTSVIDVGLCKPVSGTMLTRSVRGRDRRQTIYWRGADCSSSYL; this is translated from the exons aTGGCGGCGGCACCGAAGGCGGAGGCCATGGACGTCGAGGCACCGGCTAGGCCGCCGTCCACCGCCTCGGACACCAAGTACCGTTCCCCGCACGACCTCCTGGCCGAGACCCGCGCTTCCATCGAGAAGGTCGCTGCCCGGATGCTCGCCATCAAGAGGGACGGCGTCCCCAAATCGGAGCTCCGCGAGCTCGTCACCCAGATGTCGCTCCTCCTCGTGACTCTCCGCCAA GTGAACAGGGAGATACTGATGGAGGAGGACAGGGTGaaggcggagacggaggccgcgaAGGCGCCGGTGGACTCCACGACGCTACAGCTGCACAACCTGCTGTACGAGAAGAACCACTACGTAAAGGCCATAAGGGCGTGCCTAGACTTCCAGACGAAGTACCCGGGGATAGAGCTCGTGCCGGAGGAGGAGTTCCAgcgtgcggcgccggcggatATCCGCGACAAGACCCTCGCTGCTGACGCGTCCCACGACCTCATGCTCAAGCGCCTCAACTTTGAGCTCGTCCAG CGGAAAGAGTTGTGCAAGCTACATGAGAAATTGGAACTCCAGAGGAGCAGTTTGCTGGAGACAATTGCTAGTCAGAAAAAGTTTCTTTCAAGCCTTCCATCACATTTGAAATCGCTGAAGAAAGCATCGTTGCCAGTGCAGCAGCAGTTGGGCATGCAACATACCAAGAAACTGAAGCAGCACCATGCTGCCGAGTTGCTTCCAACCCCACTTTATATAGCATACACTCAGTTGTTAGGGCAAAAAGAAGCATTTGGAGAGAATATTGAAGTAGAGATCATGGGAAGCACAAAGGATGCCAAAATATTTGCTCAACAGCAAGCCAAGAAGGAAAATG CAGGCACCTTATCAAATGGTGATCACAACAGAATGGACGATGATGTaattgatgatgaagaagatgctcaGAGAAGAAGATCAAGATCCAAAAAGAATGTCATGAAGGAAGCTAATAATCCTGCAATGGCATATCAACTTCATCCACTTAAGCTTATTGTCCATGTATATGATACTGAAGATTCTGGTGCCAAACGTCGTAAACTCATCACCCTGAGGTTTGAATACTTGGCAAAgttgaatgttgtttgtgttGGAATTGAAGAATCTGAGGGCCTGGACAATAATATCTTGTGCAACCTATTTCCAGATGACACTGGTTTAGAGCTGCCTCACCAG ATGGCCAAGATTTATGCTGGGGAGCCTCCAAACTTTACTGACAAGAATTCAAGACCATACAAGTGGGCACAGCATCTTGCTGGTATTGATTTTTTGCCAGAAGTCCCTCCATCTGTTGGGGATGATTCTAACAGAGCATTGAGCAGTTCTGATTTATCATCTGGGCTTGCTCTATACCGTCAGCAGAACCGTGCACAGACTATTTTGCAGAGAATCCGTTCGCGGAAAGTTGCACAGATGGCTCTTAT GTGGCAACTTGATTATTTGACAAAGCTGAAGTGGCCTCGAATAGAACATAAGAATACACCGTGGGCATCACGCACCCCATTGTGTAGTTTGCATAGCTGGTCATTGACAGGTTCTTTTCCTCAGCCATTGTCTCGTTCTAGTTTGATGGTAAATGAGGCTGCAAGCAGTGTTGACAGTGATCTAGAGAGAAGATCTgtgataaactgggaagaaactGAGAGTATCAGAGAGGATGGGGAGCTCCCGGTTGTCATTCATGCTGAGAACAAGACAAACAGTTCTGCAATTTTGCCCTCTGAGATGTCACCTGAGGTTCGGAGCCATTCTAGAGGCTTATCCCTGATATCAAAGAGTGCAACACCATCTAAGCTAAACATCTCACACAGTTTTGGTAGAAATGAGGATGATCTAGATCTCTTGATGTATAGTGACAGTGAGTTGGAGGACCAGCCCTTCATTCAGGAAGAAACTCAAAAAGGTAACCTAATTATAGACAAATCTTGGGAGGATTATGCTTCCAAGGAGTTTACCATGGTCTTGAGTAAGGCTATGAAGAATGGTCCAAAAGTTATGCTGGAAGCCAAG GTTAAGATAAGCATGGAATATCCTCTCAGGCCTCCCCTTTTCAGATTACGTTTGCTCTCAGAAAAGTCTGAAACTTTGAAGTGGCACAATGACCTCCGTGCAATGGAAACTGAG GTAAATCTTCACATCCTTAGAAGCCTACCTTGGTCATGTGAGGATTATATATTGACTCACCAAGTTATGTGCCTGGCTATGCTGTTTGACATGCATTTTGATGAGGATTACGAGAAAAGAAAAGTTACTTCAGTGATTGATGTTGGCCTCTGCAAACCTGTTAGTGGAACCATGCTTACTAGATCAGTTAGGGGAAGAGACCGTCGGCAGACTATTTATTGGAGAGGTGCTGATTGCTCTTCAAGTTATTTGTAG